From Natronincola ferrireducens, the proteins below share one genomic window:
- the glmU gene encoding bifunctional UDP-N-acetylglucosamine diphosphorylase/glucosamine-1-phosphate N-acetyltransferase GlmU, with amino-acid sequence MKLQAIILAAGAGTRMKSKLPKVLHRVCGQTMLQHVIDTCRQSGIEDSIVVVGHGAEEVKNSLDQGMKTVLQSQQLGTGHAVMMAHDLILEEGTVVVLNGDGPLITEETLGQLLAYHQEKGCSATVLTTELENPHGYGRIMRTTANGLDKIVEEKDATLEEKAVKEINSGLYCFDAKTLREALPKISNNNKQKEYYLTDALTIMKEMGKEVGVYKTPHYEDIMAVNSRVQLAEVEEIMRRRIAKKHMEQGVTIINPNHTYIEKTVVISPDTILYPGVILRGNTIIGEDCSIGADSRIENSTIGKGTTIHNSTILDSLVDEHTTIGPYAYLRPKSQIGKHVKIGDFVEVKNAIIGDYSKASHLAYIGDAEVGSHVNIGCGVVFVNYDGKNKHKTIVKDYAFIGSNANLIAPVTVEESGYVASGSTITKKVEQGALAVSRSRQENKEGWVKRKGLLKTKEE; translated from the coding sequence ATGAAATTACAGGCAATTATACTGGCGGCAGGTGCTGGTACCCGTATGAAGTCAAAGCTTCCAAAGGTACTCCATAGGGTTTGTGGTCAAACAATGCTTCAGCATGTTATAGATACGTGTCGTCAATCTGGCATAGAAGATTCGATTGTAGTTGTAGGCCATGGTGCTGAAGAAGTAAAAAACAGCCTAGACCAAGGTATGAAAACCGTCCTCCAAAGCCAGCAGCTGGGGACAGGTCATGCTGTTATGATGGCCCATGATCTCATTCTGGAGGAGGGCACCGTAGTAGTCCTCAATGGTGATGGACCATTGATTACAGAAGAAACCCTAGGACAGCTATTGGCTTATCATCAAGAAAAGGGTTGTAGTGCAACGGTCTTGACAACAGAATTAGAAAATCCCCATGGCTATGGGCGAATTATGAGAACCACAGCCAATGGTCTCGACAAAATTGTGGAGGAAAAGGATGCCACACTGGAGGAAAAGGCTGTCAAGGAGATTAATTCCGGTCTTTATTGCTTTGATGCAAAAACCCTCAGGGAGGCACTACCTAAGATCAGCAACAATAATAAGCAAAAAGAATACTACTTAACCGATGCTCTTACCATTATGAAGGAAATGGGAAAAGAAGTAGGTGTCTACAAGACCCCCCATTATGAAGATATTATGGCAGTAAACTCTAGGGTGCAATTGGCGGAAGTAGAAGAAATTATGCGGAGAAGAATCGCTAAGAAGCATATGGAGCAGGGTGTCACCATCATTAACCCCAACCATACCTACATTGAAAAAACAGTGGTTATTTCACCAGACACTATTCTTTATCCAGGTGTAATCCTAAGGGGCAATACCATCATAGGAGAGGATTGCAGTATAGGTGCCGATAGTCGGATAGAAAATTCCACCATAGGAAAAGGGACAACCATCCACAACTCTACGATTTTAGACAGCCTGGTGGATGAGCATACCACCATAGGACCCTATGCCTATTTAAGACCTAAAAGTCAGATAGGAAAACACGTAAAAATAGGGGATTTTGTTGAAGTAAAAAATGCCATTATCGGGGACTATTCTAAAGCCTCCCATTTAGCTTATATAGGAGATGCAGAGGTGGGTAGCCATGTGAATATAGGCTGTGGTGTTGTATTTGTCAATTACGATGGCAAGAACAAGCATAAAACCATTGTCAAGGACTATGCTTTTATTGGTAGCAATGCCAACTTAATAGCCCCTGTGACAGTGGAGGAATCTGGATATGTCGCCAGTGGCTCCACCATTACCAAGAAGGTGGAGCAAGGTGCCTTAGCAGTAAGCCGCAGCCGTCAAGAAAACAAAGAAGGCTGGGTAAAACGTAAGGGTTTATTGAAAACAAAGGAGGAGTAA
- the purR gene encoding pur operon repressor → MEKLKRNERIAAIMKILGDQPNKIFTLNYFTEMFTAAKSTISEDIVVVKQAMEKMNLGKIQTISGAAGGVKYIPLTTKAQNRKILQETVQYLSKPERILPGGFLYMADIIYSPTIMHQLAAVFASQFDYKEVDYIITVETKGIPLAMMVAKAMNLPLVILRRDSKVTEGSTVSINYVSGSSGKIQKMSLSRRAIPPNSRVIIIDDFMKAGGTARGMMDMMKEFDTQVEDIGVLIATKEPDTKLVKDYIPLLILDEENLKEGIIHIQPNPNLI, encoded by the coding sequence ATGGAAAAATTAAAAAGGAATGAAAGAATCGCTGCCATAATGAAAATTCTTGGGGATCAGCCTAATAAAATATTCACCTTAAATTATTTCACGGAAATGTTTACTGCTGCAAAGTCCACCATAAGTGAAGATATTGTAGTAGTAAAACAAGCTATGGAAAAAATGAATTTAGGAAAGATTCAAACAATTTCAGGGGCAGCTGGGGGAGTAAAATACATTCCCCTTACTACAAAGGCTCAAAACAGAAAAATCCTACAGGAGACTGTCCAGTACTTATCTAAACCCGAAAGGATTCTTCCTGGAGGATTTTTATATATGGCGGACATTATTTATTCTCCCACCATTATGCATCAACTAGCGGCTGTTTTCGCCAGTCAGTTTGACTATAAAGAGGTGGACTATATTATTACTGTAGAAACCAAAGGAATACCTTTGGCCATGATGGTGGCGAAGGCCATGAACTTACCTCTTGTTATTCTTAGGAGGGATAGCAAGGTAACCGAAGGCTCCACCGTTAGTATCAACTATGTTTCTGGTTCCAGTGGAAAGATTCAAAAAATGTCGTTATCCCGTAGGGCTATTCCGCCTAATTCTAGAGTTATTATCATTGATGATTTTATGAAGGCAGGGGGAACAGCTAGAGGAATGATGGATATGATGAAGGAATTTGACACCCAGGTGGAGGACATTGGCGTATTGATTGCCACTAAGGAGCCTGATACAAAGCTGGTGAAAGATTATATTCCCCTCCTTATTTTAGATGAAGAAAACCTAAAAGAAGGGATTATTCATATACAACCTAATCCGAATCTCATATAA
- a CDS encoding CotH kinase family protein — protein MKEKWSQYKSIIILGIIITLFISGTVFYEKGTSPVSHSPKGENIVDEGDTIEEDSIEEVTPLYLYMEEDNLEDLYTRDPLDSQRLDGYIKLSQQEGEERRVEVRFRGDSTRYLPKKSFHIRFEEGQDFIFGSNRLNLNASYTDPSLMREKLAMDMFKELGLPAPRAKYIDLYINDIYEGLYIHIERIDENLLKNAGLNPNGTLVRDEFIRNIDKEEIDRSSLFGYNIDSIEEKEDFLKENFDYRNKPDWGALAQLASWIYDTPAGEEFYRGFQEKFYLEEFIDWLAIHFLIGDVDSFGDDYWLYIDHQAPNGRWRLIPWDKDLTFGSTFRPGEYVDNNFFAYEYHMIQHGHRNNDIITKFMTTDELRQKLYDRMEYLMEETFSPNYFKRKTSNLRKAIEDSVGIQPSEEAFRLHSQNHHGDLGDDDYYIENILDFIELRYGYLKTHIKQDKRDRYRAEIQLANYKAGDTLYFTDGRGWTMGKLEVHAIKGGDSILMEVEEIEDILPINRLWKITTNAEKISGQLTLYYRNDIYYFGRENWYHEDSPLGNQWSLVIGRYNKGEIETLESTVNPYSNKVTTTIELKNQEELIMTYQQ, from the coding sequence GTGAAAGAAAAGTGGAGCCAGTATAAATCTATCATCATTTTAGGAATTATCATCACTTTATTTATAAGTGGTACTGTTTTTTATGAAAAGGGGACAAGCCCTGTTAGTCACTCCCCTAAAGGTGAAAATATTGTTGATGAAGGGGATACTATAGAAGAAGATTCTATAGAAGAAGTTACACCCTTATATTTGTATATGGAGGAAGATAATCTAGAGGATTTATATACGAGGGACCCCCTTGATAGCCAACGACTAGATGGTTATATAAAGCTTTCTCAACAGGAGGGGGAGGAAAGAAGGGTAGAGGTTCGATTCCGCGGTGACAGCACCAGATACCTACCTAAAAAGTCTTTTCATATCCGTTTTGAGGAGGGGCAGGACTTTATCTTTGGCAGCAATAGACTGAACTTAAATGCCTCCTATACAGATCCTTCCTTGATGAGGGAAAAGCTTGCCATGGACATGTTTAAGGAATTGGGATTACCAGCACCTAGGGCAAAATATATTGACCTATATATCAATGATATCTATGAGGGGCTGTATATCCACATAGAAAGGATTGATGAAAACCTATTAAAAAATGCAGGCTTAAACCCAAATGGAACCTTGGTTAGGGATGAATTTATAAGAAACATAGATAAAGAGGAAATAGACCGAAGCTCTTTATTTGGCTATAATATCGACAGTATAGAAGAAAAAGAAGACTTTTTAAAGGAAAATTTTGATTATCGCAATAAACCTGATTGGGGTGCTTTAGCCCAGCTTGCCAGCTGGATATATGATACACCAGCAGGAGAAGAATTTTATAGGGGATTTCAAGAGAAATTTTATCTCGAGGAATTTATAGACTGGTTGGCTATTCATTTCCTTATAGGGGATGTAGACTCCTTTGGAGATGATTATTGGCTCTACATTGACCACCAGGCTCCTAATGGGAGGTGGAGGCTTATACCTTGGGATAAGGATTTAACCTTCGGTTCCACCTTTAGACCGGGGGAATATGTGGACAATAATTTTTTTGCCTACGAATATCATATGATTCAGCACGGACACCGTAACAATGATATCATAACAAAATTTATGACGACAGATGAACTAAGGCAGAAGCTTTACGATAGAATGGAGTACCTTATGGAGGAAACATTTTCCCCTAACTACTTTAAGAGAAAAACTTCAAACCTTAGGAAAGCCATTGAGGACAGCGTTGGCATTCAACCATCTGAAGAAGCCTTTCGTCTTCATTCCCAGAATCATCATGGGGACTTAGGAGATGATGACTACTATATAGAAAATATATTGGATTTTATAGAGCTGAGGTATGGGTATTTAAAAACCCATATTAAACAGGACAAAAGAGATAGGTATAGGGCTGAAATCCAGTTAGCCAATTATAAAGCAGGAGATACCCTATACTTTACAGATGGTAGAGGATGGACCATGGGAAAATTAGAAGTCCATGCTATAAAGGGGGGAGATAGTATCCTTATGGAGGTAGAAGAAATAGAGGACATCCTCCCCATCAATAGGCTATGGAAAATCACCACCAACGCTGAAAAAATCTCTGGACAATTAACCCTTTACTATCGGAATGACATCTATTACTTTGGTAGAGAAAATTGGTATCATGAAGATAGCCCCCTAGGCAACCAGTGGAGCTTGGTGATAGGACGATACAACAAAGGAGAAATAGAAACCCTAGAATCCACAGTAAACCCCTATTCCAATAAAGTAACCACCACCATAGAACTAAAAAATCAAGAAGAATTAATCATGACCTACCAACAGTAG
- a CDS encoding LCP family protein: MKIFLKIFGVAFVCFVLLFGSIFFAFNTFMRERSPNDNLPPIRDTEGADLEEMEPEIKDELLRAAAESRRINFIVLGLEGVRSDTMMFMSFDPEEKGLDIISIPRDTYYPRVGYDGPGKAKINAAYGDHGAVGVKTVVSDLLLDIPVDYYVTITYKGAESIVNAIGGVPVYIPKPMIYRDDYDKPPLIINIPAGQQVLNGENAVKFLRYRKPTPGSGGLDRDGDLGRIQAQQEFIQAALKKAMSLGNLPGLVTNTFRFVRTDMELQNLLRHATSAIGLNMENVTMNVLPGEARYKGGVSYYFYDPVETRGLLLDMYGVSRESTDIQEKEDE, encoded by the coding sequence ATGAAAATTTTTTTAAAAATATTTGGGGTAGCTTTTGTATGCTTTGTTTTATTGTTTGGCAGTATATTTTTTGCCTTTAACACCTTTATGAGGGAAAGATCTCCTAACGACAACTTACCTCCCATAAGGGATACAGAAGGCGCAGACCTTGAGGAGATGGAGCCTGAAATTAAGGACGAGCTTTTACGGGCTGCGGCAGAAAGTCGTCGGATAAATTTTATTGTCCTAGGACTAGAGGGAGTACGAAGTGATACGATGATGTTTATGTCCTTTGATCCAGAAGAAAAGGGACTAGATATTATATCAATACCTAGGGATACTTATTATCCAAGGGTGGGCTATGATGGGCCAGGGAAGGCTAAAATCAATGCAGCCTATGGAGACCATGGGGCAGTTGGTGTAAAGACCGTTGTCAGCGATCTTTTACTTGATATACCCGTGGATTACTATGTTACCATCACCTACAAAGGGGCTGAATCCATTGTCAATGCCATTGGGGGGGTTCCTGTCTATATACCAAAGCCTATGATATATAGGGATGACTATGACAAACCACCTTTAATTATCAACATACCAGCAGGCCAGCAGGTTTTAAATGGGGAGAATGCGGTAAAGTTTTTAAGATACCGTAAACCCACTCCCGGCAGTGGAGGACTGGATAGGGATGGTGATTTAGGAAGAATTCAAGCTCAACAGGAATTTATACAAGCGGCTCTGAAAAAAGCCATGAGCCTAGGGAACTTACCAGGATTGGTCACAAATACCTTTAGATTTGTAAGGACTGATATGGAGCTTCAAAACCTCCTACGACACGCCACAAGTGCGATAGGTCTAAACATGGAAAATGTCACCATGAACGTGCTTCCTGGAGAGGCTAGATATAAAGGTGGTGTATCCTACTACTTTTATGATCCAGTAGAAACCCGAGGACTTTTATTGGATATGTATGGGGTATCTAGAGAAAGTACCGATATACAAGAAAAAGAAGACGAATAA
- the spoVG gene encoding septation regulator SpoVG: MEVTDVRIRKVAAEGKMKAIVSVTFDNEFVVHDIKIIEGQNGLFIAMPSRKMGEGDFRDIAHPINSDTRFKIQDAIFTEYEKINEECEVEEVETLGQVNEA, from the coding sequence GTGGAAGTAACAGATGTAAGAATTAGAAAGGTAGCTGCTGAGGGGAAGATGAAGGCTATCGTTTCCGTTACTTTTGATAATGAGTTTGTTGTACATGACATCAAAATTATCGAAGGACAAAATGGATTGTTTATCGCGATGCCTAGCAGAAAGATGGGGGAAGGAGACTTTAGAGATATAGCTCACCCTATCAATTCTGACACAAGATTCAAAATTCAAGATGCTATATTTACAGAATACGAAAAAATCAATGAAGAATGTGAAGTAGAAGAAGTTGAAACCCTAGGACAAGTTAACGAAGCATAG
- a CDS encoding aminotransferase class I/II-fold pyridoxal phosphate-dependent enzyme: protein MTNFNQNQTPIFTGLREYHKRGIIPFDVPGHKHGKGLKEFTEYVGKTIMEIDVNSMKCLDNICNPIGVIKEAEILAAEAFHADHGYFLVNGTTSGIQTMIMSACRPGEKIILPRNAHKSAISGIILSGTLPIYIQPQINEKLGIAMGITLEDLEKTIARHPDAKAVMVMNPTYYGATSNLKEIVLLARRHGMAVLVDEAHGAHLRFHEAFPISGMEAGADMSAVSTHKTGGSLTQSSLLLLREGMIDSAIVKKNLNLMQTTSASYLLMASIDVARKQLAMEGRAMLEKLLKLSREARRKINEVEGLYAFGKELIGSPGVHHFDESKLGVCVAGLGMTGYEAYDLLRDQYNIQVELGDYHNVLAILSVGDTALQLEALVEALKDIATKYRKEKVVKIKSGVLKNPEVVISPRDAYYSNKKIIKLEDADGEISGEAIMAYPPGIPIIAPGERITQEMIDYIFMLKEEGSLLQGTDDPYINFVRVLGQKF, encoded by the coding sequence ATGACAAATTTCAATCAAAATCAAACACCAATATTTACAGGATTAAGGGAATACCATAAAAGAGGTATTATCCCATTTGATGTTCCAGGCCATAAGCACGGTAAGGGGTTAAAAGAATTTACAGAATATGTAGGCAAGACAATAATGGAAATAGACGTAAATTCTATGAAGTGCTTAGATAATATCTGTAACCCCATTGGCGTCATTAAAGAGGCAGAAATCTTAGCGGCTGAAGCCTTCCATGCTGATCACGGGTATTTTTTAGTCAATGGAACAACCTCAGGAATTCAAACCATGATCATGAGTGCCTGCAGACCAGGAGAGAAGATTATTCTCCCTAGAAATGCCCATAAGTCTGCCATATCAGGGATTATATTGAGTGGCACCCTTCCTATTTATATACAGCCACAAATCAATGAAAAACTAGGGATTGCCATGGGTATTACCTTAGAAGACTTGGAAAAAACCATAGCTAGGCATCCTGATGCCAAGGCGGTTATGGTGATGAACCCAACCTATTATGGTGCCACCTCCAACCTAAAAGAAATAGTACTACTGGCCCGTCGCCATGGGATGGCAGTGTTGGTAGATGAAGCCCATGGGGCCCACCTAAGGTTCCATGAAGCTTTTCCTATTAGTGGAATGGAGGCGGGGGCAGATATGAGCGCCGTCAGCACCCATAAAACCGGAGGATCTCTGACCCAAAGCTCCCTTTTATTACTGAGGGAGGGTATGATAGATTCTGCCATCGTTAAGAAAAATTTGAACCTTATGCAAACCACCAGTGCCTCCTATTTATTAATGGCAAGCATTGATGTTGCCCGTAAGCAATTGGCTATGGAAGGACGAGCTATGCTAGAAAAGCTTTTGAAGCTCAGTAGGGAGGCTAGAAGGAAAATCAATGAAGTAGAAGGTTTATATGCCTTTGGGAAAGAGCTAATTGGCTCACCAGGGGTTCATCATTTTGATGAAAGCAAATTAGGGGTTTGTGTTGCAGGCTTAGGCATGACGGGCTATGAAGCCTACGATCTATTGAGGGATCAATACAATATTCAGGTGGAGTTAGGGGATTATCACAACGTTTTAGCCATCCTCAGTGTAGGAGATACGGCGCTTCAGCTAGAAGCCCTGGTAGAAGCCCTGAAGGATATAGCAACTAAATATAGAAAAGAAAAAGTTGTTAAAATTAAAAGTGGTGTCTTAAAAAATCCTGAGGTTGTTATATCTCCAAGGGATGCCTATTATAGCAATAAAAAGATTATAAAACTGGAGGATGCTGATGGAGAAATTAGTGGAGAAGCCATCATGGCTTATCCCCCTGGAATACCCATTATTGCTCCAGGGGAACGAATCACTCAGGAGATGATAGACTATATTTTTATGTTAAAGGAAGAAGGGAGCCTACTACAGGGAACCGATGATCCCTATATAAATTTTGTGAGGGTTTTAGGCCAGAAGTTTTAG
- the murC gene encoding UDP-N-acetylmuramate--L-alanine ligase has protein sequence MISFDLSEHKIHHIHLIGIGGISMSAIAEVLLNHGYRVSGSDIKQSNIVDKLKRHGAEIFIGHRAENIQNPDLVVYSAAIKSINPERVRAEELNIPQVDRAEMLGQIMKKYEKAIAVAGSHGKTTTTSLVSLLLEYADLDPTILVGGELDDIGGNIKIGKSQHFITEACEYVESFLKLFPFIGIILNIDEDHLDYYRDLDHIKEAFRSFVKLIPQEGFLVACNDDSNVREVYGVGNCNVITYGINIPSDFMAKDIIFDREGHPMFKVTYRGEDFGDFHLSIPGVHNVYNALASIATSHILGIDTGKIAENLKRYHGIHRRFDILGDVKGAKIVDDYAHHPVEIKATLEAAKQYPHKKIWAIFQPHTYSRTKALLKEFADAFGSADYIIITDIYAAREPEDCEVSSKKLVSLMDPKLGARYMEDFEEIVDYVYENIQPGDLVLTMGAGDVYKIGEMLLNKFQ, from the coding sequence GTGATTTCTTTTGATTTGAGTGAGCATAAAATTCATCATATTCATTTAATTGGTATTGGTGGTATTAGTATGAGTGCTATTGCAGAGGTTCTTTTAAATCATGGTTATCGTGTATCGGGATCAGATATTAAACAATCCAATATAGTGGATAAATTAAAACGTCATGGTGCCGAGATTTTTATTGGTCATAGAGCAGAAAATATTCAAAATCCCGACTTGGTTGTCTATAGTGCTGCCATTAAAAGCATTAATCCCGAGCGGGTTAGGGCAGAGGAATTAAATATTCCTCAAGTGGACCGGGCAGAAATGCTGGGTCAAATTATGAAGAAGTATGAAAAGGCTATTGCAGTAGCAGGAAGTCATGGTAAAACCACCACCACTTCTTTAGTATCTCTTTTGCTAGAATATGCTGATCTAGACCCAACCATTTTGGTGGGTGGAGAATTAGATGATATTGGGGGCAATATAAAAATCGGTAAGAGCCAGCATTTTATTACAGAGGCCTGCGAGTATGTTGAAAGCTTTTTAAAACTTTTTCCCTTCATTGGAATTATTTTAAACATTGATGAGGATCATTTGGATTATTATAGGGATTTAGATCATATTAAAGAAGCCTTTAGAAGCTTTGTGAAGCTTATCCCCCAGGAGGGCTTTCTGGTGGCCTGTAACGATGATTCTAATGTAAGGGAGGTATATGGTGTTGGGAATTGTAATGTCATCACCTACGGGATTAACATTCCTTCGGATTTTATGGCAAAGGATATTATCTTTGATAGGGAAGGTCATCCTATGTTTAAGGTTACTTATAGGGGTGAGGACTTTGGCGATTTTCATTTGAGTATTCCTGGTGTTCATAATGTTTATAATGCCTTAGCTTCTATTGCCACCTCCCATATACTGGGAATAGATACTGGAAAAATTGCTGAAAATCTTAAACGTTATCATGGTATCCATCGACGTTTTGATATATTAGGGGATGTAAAGGGTGCTAAAATTGTAGATGATTATGCCCATCATCCTGTTGAAATTAAGGCTACCCTGGAGGCGGCCAAACAATATCCCCATAAAAAAATATGGGCCATATTTCAACCCCATACCTATAGTCGTACAAAGGCTTTATTGAAGGAGTTTGCCGATGCCTTTGGTTCAGCAGATTACATCATTATTACCGATATCTATGCCGCTAGGGAGCCAGAGGATTGTGAGGTTAGTAGTAAAAAGCTGGTTTCCTTGATGGACCCCAAGCTAGGGGCTAGATATATGGAGGACTTTGAGGAAATTGTTGATTATGTTTATGAAAACATTCAACCAGGGGATTTGGTGTTGACCATGGGGGCTGGAGATGTCTATAAAATTGGAGAAATGCTACTTAACAAATTTCAGTAG